One part of the Thermococcus radiotolerans genome encodes these proteins:
- a CDS encoding phosphoribosyltransferase family protein — protein MSQLKSVQEKLRLVRVLRLLKKTYTYEELSKITGLPITVLNRYVRGKVLPSAERTKELLDLLLPYINIEEEVRKRIKFDEYGFFDNMPVLSDTALMSLIAEDVASRYMDKNVDKVLTAATDGIALGVHVARELSVDVVYAKKKKEVGVEKFYEVSYVPSASGSVTTLYLPQWALKKGENVLIVDDVIRSGETQRALLEMCRRAGAKPVGMFFLISVGDVIDHLKKDYSIPVESLIRLE, from the coding sequence ATGAGTCAGCTAAAGTCCGTTCAGGAAAAGCTCAGACTCGTCAGGGTGCTCAGGCTGCTCAAGAAGACCTACACCTACGAGGAGCTGTCCAAGATAACCGGCCTCCCCATCACGGTGCTCAACAGGTACGTGAGGGGGAAGGTCCTGCCGAGTGCCGAGAGGACCAAGGAGCTCCTAGACCTGCTGCTCCCCTACATCAACATAGAGGAGGAGGTTAGGAAGAGGATAAAATTCGACGAGTACGGGTTCTTCGACAACATGCCCGTCCTCAGCGACACGGCTTTGATGAGCCTCATAGCTGAGGACGTTGCGAGCAGGTACATGGACAAGAACGTGGACAAGGTGCTCACCGCGGCAACCGACGGAATCGCCCTCGGTGTCCACGTTGCCAGGGAGCTCAGCGTTGATGTCGTCTACGCCAAGAAGAAAAAGGAGGTCGGAGTCGAGAAGTTCTACGAGGTCAGCTACGTGCCGAGCGCCTCTGGAAGCGTGACAACTCTCTACCTGCCACAGTGGGCGCTCAAAAAGGGCGAAAACGTCCTTATCGTTGACGACGTAATCAGAAGCGGTGAAACCCAGAGGGCCCTCCTTGAGATGTGCAGAAGGGCCGGAGCGAAGCCGGTCGGCATGTTCTTCCTCATAAGCGTCGGCGATGTCATAGACCACCTGAAGAAGGACTACAGCATCCCCGTCGAGAGCCTTATCAGGCTGGAGTGA
- a CDS encoding Lrp/AsnC family transcriptional regulator, with the protein MVDELDLKILSLLQENARLSYREIARELKVAVGTVYNRIKRMEEEGIIRGFAPILDYEKLGFGLTTVIGVKAQGRRIVEIEREIAQSDRVIMVYDITGEFDIVVVAKFKDRADMNRFVKWLLSLEGVEKTNTSVAMQVVKEDLRLKLTED; encoded by the coding sequence ATGGTGGACGAGCTGGATCTTAAGATACTCTCTCTGCTCCAGGAGAACGCTAGGCTCTCCTATCGTGAGATAGCCCGCGAACTGAAGGTTGCCGTGGGAACCGTGTACAACCGCATCAAGAGGATGGAAGAGGAGGGAATCATCAGGGGTTTTGCGCCTATTCTCGACTACGAGAAGCTTGGCTTCGGCCTCACCACGGTCATAGGGGTCAAAGCCCAGGGCAGGAGGATAGTCGAGATAGAGCGGGAAATAGCCCAGAGCGACAGGGTGATAATGGTCTACGACATAACGGGGGAGTTCGACATAGTCGTGGTTGCCAAGTTCAAGGACAGGGCCGATATGAACCGCTTCGTCAAGTGGCTCCTCTCACTGGAAGGGGTGGAAAAAACGAACACGAGCGTGGCGATGCAGGTTGTGAAGGAGGATCTGCGGCTTAAACTAACGGAGGACTAA
- a CDS encoding YkgJ family cysteine cluster protein has translation MEKRWVARIHLDTLEVEYDSSFKFKCIENCGKCCYELEIPVKDEDITRIEELGYNAWEFVDYEKMFYRGDKFLSYALKKRPFDGGCVFLDPETKRCRIYEKRPLACRLYPFVFVKQGNVMEVYVKMDSFCPGLNHPDGEPITKEFLLREYGDVIEAYRRKVVKSRE, from the coding sequence TTGGAGAAGAGGTGGGTCGCCAGGATTCACCTCGACACCCTAGAAGTCGAGTACGACTCTTCTTTTAAATTTAAGTGCATCGAAAACTGCGGGAAATGCTGCTACGAGCTGGAGATACCCGTCAAGGATGAGGATATAACCAGAATAGAGGAGCTGGGCTACAACGCCTGGGAATTCGTTGATTATGAGAAGATGTTCTACCGCGGGGACAAGTTTCTGAGCTACGCCCTCAAAAAGCGCCCCTTCGACGGAGGATGCGTTTTCCTTGACCCCGAGACCAAAAGATGCAGGATATACGAGAAGAGGCCCCTCGCCTGCAGGCTCTACCCCTTCGTCTTCGTGAAGCAGGGAAACGTCATGGAGGTTTACGTCAAGATGGACTCCTTCTGCCCCGGCCTCAACCATCCCGACGGGGAGCCCATAACCAAGGAGTTCTTGCTACGCGAGTACGGGGACGTTATAGAGGCATACCGCAGGAAAGTTGTGAAGAGCCGGGAGTGA